A genomic region of Criblamydia sequanensis CRIB-18 contains the following coding sequences:
- a CDS encoding chemotaxis protein CheW — METDSTVTLKTLLKKRAKELAKPKERLDIDESLEVLTFNLSDELYGIETKYAKEVFPLKTITPLPTAPPFIMGLSNLRRRIISIIDLRIFFSLTKKVTGHPKAILIRDHEKEFALYCNEVLGIRKILLKELQVSLPTLHGIKEEFLKGITKDLTLLDGSKLLNSKHMIVDEFVET, encoded by the coding sequence ATGGAAACCGACTCTACGGTTACTTTAAAAACCTTACTTAAGAAAAGAGCAAAAGAGCTTGCCAAACCAAAAGAAAGGCTTGACATAGATGAGAGTTTGGAAGTTCTTACCTTTAATCTATCAGATGAGCTTTACGGGATAGAAACAAAATATGCCAAAGAAGTTTTCCCTTTGAAAACAATTACACCTCTCCCTACAGCCCCTCCTTTTATTATGGGGCTTTCCAATTTAAGAAGAAGAATCATTTCTATCATTGATTTAAGGATTTTTTTTTCTTTAACCAAAAAAGTAACCGGCCATCCAAAAGCGATTTTAATCAGAGATCACGAAAAAGAGTTTGCCCTCTATTGCAATGAGGTTCTGGGGATAAGAAAAATTCTTTTAAAGGAGTTGCAAGTGTCATTGCCTACCTTGCATGGGATTAAGGAAGAGTTTTTGAAAGGTATCACAAAAGATCTCACGCTTCTCGATGGAAGCAAGCTTCTTAATAGCAAACACATGATTGTCGATGAGTTTGTGGAGACTTAA
- a CDS encoding CheR family methyltransferase translates to MSNIKPLRKISLPPSLLEKFTFFISKEIGLHFPKEKWGDLEEKIKSLTESFGFNDPKAWLLWFLEKPLIKEELDVIAYQLTIGETYFFRDHRMFSALEEQILPEIIKKNSKSRTIRIWSAGCCTGEEPYSIAILLTRMPALRDWKVEIFGTDINEEFLKKAKKGNFKKWSFRAISEDIKAQYFIENEEGSFSLLPKIRDKVLFSFFNLADFSSRSFQNIDLIVCHNVLMYFTKPQISKTVNHFYESLNEEGWLSVSAIEMPYIYHDHLKIYNFKGASFFRKSEEIVKEKETEKEKVQNGTASKIITRSIPPIKPNLEEAVELLAVNDLYEECRQLFLKKQFASVIEKLSSHLALEKKKPLHKEHFQEIHLLIQAYANQGKLEKALILIEELLQLEKLNPHLHYLHSEIQMAKGDSKKAIKSLTHTLFLDSNFIMAHYTLGILKKREGDEKGFLRHKKAAFELLEKLPEDQLVEGTEDLSVGQLKELILALK, encoded by the coding sequence GTGAGTAACATAAAACCCTTAAGAAAAATATCCCTCCCTCCCTCTCTTTTAGAGAAATTTACTTTTTTCATCTCAAAGGAAATAGGTCTTCATTTTCCGAAAGAAAAATGGGGCGATCTTGAAGAAAAAATCAAATCATTAACTGAATCCTTTGGATTTAATGATCCTAAAGCCTGGTTGCTTTGGTTTCTTGAAAAGCCGCTCATTAAAGAAGAACTCGATGTGATTGCCTATCAATTAACAATTGGAGAAACTTACTTTTTTCGCGATCATAGGATGTTTTCAGCTCTTGAAGAGCAAATACTTCCTGAAATTATAAAGAAAAATAGCAAAAGCCGCACTATCAGGATTTGGTCGGCCGGCTGCTGTACGGGAGAAGAGCCTTACTCCATTGCGATTCTTTTAACAAGAATGCCGGCTCTTAGAGACTGGAAAGTTGAGATCTTTGGAACGGACATTAATGAAGAATTTTTAAAAAAAGCAAAAAAAGGAAACTTTAAAAAGTGGTCTTTTCGAGCTATTTCTGAGGATATTAAAGCTCAATACTTTATAGAGAATGAAGAGGGAAGCTTCTCTCTATTGCCCAAGATTCGTGATAAGGTTCTCTTTTCTTTTTTCAATCTAGCCGATTTTTCAAGCAGGTCTTTTCAAAACATCGATTTGATCGTTTGCCACAATGTATTAATGTATTTTACAAAACCGCAAATTAGTAAAACCGTCAATCACTTTTATGAGTCATTAAATGAAGAAGGCTGGCTAAGTGTCTCAGCAATTGAAATGCCCTACATCTATCATGATCATTTAAAGATCTATAATTTTAAAGGAGCTTCCTTTTTTCGAAAATCGGAAGAGATAGTGAAGGAAAAAGAAACAGAGAAAGAAAAAGTCCAAAATGGCACCGCTTCTAAAATAATCACTCGTTCGATTCCTCCGATTAAACCAAATCTTGAAGAAGCCGTAGAACTTCTTGCTGTAAACGATCTATATGAGGAATGCCGTCAATTATTCTTAAAAAAACAATTTGCATCGGTTATTGAAAAACTTTCTTCACATCTCGCTTTGGAAAAGAAAAAGCCGCTTCATAAAGAACATTTTCAAGAAATACATTTATTGATACAAGCCTATGCCAACCAAGGCAAACTTGAAAAAGCTTTAATTCTCATTGAAGAACTCCTCCAGCTTGAAAAATTAAACCCCCACCTTCATTACCTGCATTCTGAAATACAGATGGCAAAGGGTGATTCTAAAAAAGCAATCAAATCTCTAACCCATACTCTTTTTTTAGATTCTAATTTCATTATGGCTCACTACACGCTTGGAATTCTTAAAAAAAGAGAAGGGGACGAAAAAGGATTTTTAAGACATAAAAAAGCTGCATTCGAACTTCTTGAAAAACTCCCCGAAGACCAGCTTGTAGAAGGAACAGAAGATTTATCAGTGGGGCAGCTTAAAGAGCTTATTTTAGCCCTGAAATAA
- a CDS encoding chemotaxis protein CheW, whose product MSLLISTLNSKQIAFDVSYIERIFLAVEMTPFPKSPDYIAGLINIHGEAVSVYDPRILLNLPRKELELNDHFILCRVYQKPMILWVDHVLLVIPKPKILTETKFQNLKNAPAGQSVFHEKDQLIFHYDLENLIPLEVLK is encoded by the coding sequence ATGTCTCTACTTATAAGCACCTTAAATTCAAAACAAATAGCGTTCGATGTCTCTTATATTGAACGTATTTTTTTGGCTGTCGAGATGACCCCCTTTCCCAAATCTCCCGATTATATCGCAGGGTTGATCAACATTCATGGGGAAGCAGTTTCTGTTTATGACCCTCGAATCCTTTTGAATCTCCCTCGTAAAGAGCTTGAGTTAAACGATCATTTCATCTTATGCCGTGTCTATCAAAAGCCTATGATCTTATGGGTTGACCACGTTCTTCTTGTCATACCCAAACCTAAAATTTTAACAGAAACTAAGTTTCAGAATCTTAAAAACGCACCTGCCGGCCAATCTGTTTTCCATGAAAAAGATCAATTAATCTTTCACTACGACCTTGAAAACCTAATCCCTTTAGAGGTCTTAAAGTGA